One Cellulosimicrobium protaetiae genomic region harbors:
- a CDS encoding MTH1187 family thiamine-binding protein, whose translation MAVFAFSVAPLGAGESVADSVAEAVRIVRESGLPNRTTAMFTEIEGDWDAVMPVIQRATEAVGAGGHRVSLVIKADIRPGRSGELTGKIERVEERLAAESEETGHA comes from the coding sequence ATGGCCGTCTTCGCCTTCTCCGTCGCCCCGCTCGGTGCCGGCGAGTCCGTCGCGGACTCCGTCGCCGAGGCAGTCCGCATCGTCCGCGAGTCGGGCCTGCCCAACCGCACCACCGCGATGTTCACCGAGATCGAGGGCGACTGGGACGCCGTCATGCCCGTGATCCAGCGCGCCACCGAGGCCGTCGGAGCGGGCGGGCACCGCGTCTCTCTCGTCATCAAGGCCGACATCCGGCCCGGCCGGTCCGGCGAGCTCACGGGCAAGATCGAGCGCGTCGAGGAGCGTCTCGCGGCCGAGTCCGAGGAGACCGGGCACGCCTGA